The following are from one region of the Georgenia sp. M64 genome:
- a CDS encoding PRD domain-containing protein, with protein sequence MTGVFAQLFDVLEQTYSRPFDRDTVNAARFITHLRYFFVRAHTGRQLDDGAGRLGTAIRGAYPEAYSTALKLQAVLELRLGQPLTEDEVTYLTLHVARMVDEVRA encoded by the coding sequence ATGACCGGCGTCTTCGCGCAGCTCTTCGACGTCCTCGAGCAGACGTACTCCCGGCCCTTCGACCGTGACACGGTCAACGCGGCCCGGTTCATCACGCACCTGCGGTACTTCTTCGTCAGGGCGCACACCGGACGTCAGCTCGACGACGGCGCGGGCCGGCTCGGCACCGCCATCCGGGGCGCCTACCCCGAGGCCTACTCGACGGCGCTGAAGCTCCAGGCGGTCCTCGAGCTCCGGCTCGGCCAGCCCCTCACCGAGGACGAGGTGACGTACCTGACGCTGCACGTCGCACGCATGGTCGACGAGGTCAGAGCCTGA
- a CDS encoding MMPL family transporter has product MSEPSRVARRRGLAERLWYGYARLIVALRWFVIVGWVAAAAAAMILLPPLGTTADDLEALGADDASFAAEKRSVELFGFPLLSRVAMVQHDPAGMTTLAQAEGVLRGIAVNQDAYDTALLGAIPIPNAGGAFPGAQEEDTAVITFLFAEPTASFFEQTDVAKQFAEDQLTDAEDAYVGVTGSMPARAAQGRVVNAYVPVVELTTLLAVLTVVALTFRSLAAPAVTLVSVGAAVGLTMGVAGSVAEALDFSVPADLRPLIVALLLGVVTDYCIFYLSGLRARLAEGHDRLEAARLATASFTPIVTVAGLTVAAGTASLVVAGSALFSGFGPGLAVTVLTGVVVAITLVPAILAVLGPRAFWPSDIRLALEREAGRQRSSALTSTVTHRGSAVVVAALCIAGLGLAASQVRHMDLGLGFVQSLPADSEVARAAEAAGEGFAPGIVSPTELLVEGDGVGEDEEAVSRLGEALQAQPGVAGVLGPGDSAAADDLGVLVAESGDAVRYLVVLDTTPLEATAIDNLRGLRESMPELTAEAGLDGVTTSLAGDTALADGIVKDTTDDLLRISVAALAVNLLMLVIFLRALVAPLYLLASSVLALGATLGITVMVFQGVLGHDDLTFYVPFAAAVLLLSLGSDYNIFAVGRVWQLARDRSLRDAMLAGVPQSTRAITAAGLALASSFGLLALVPLRPFRELGFVLAVGILIDVFVVRALLVPSLLTIVGTVSSWPSRRLRRREPQTSAAAPPARER; this is encoded by the coding sequence ATGAGCGAGCCGAGCAGGGTCGCCCGGCGCCGGGGCCTCGCGGAGCGCCTGTGGTACGGCTACGCGCGACTCATCGTCGCGCTGCGCTGGTTCGTCATCGTCGGGTGGGTGGCGGCGGCGGCCGCGGCGATGATCCTGCTCCCACCCCTGGGGACCACCGCCGACGACCTCGAGGCCCTGGGCGCCGACGACGCCAGCTTCGCCGCCGAGAAGCGCTCCGTCGAGCTCTTCGGCTTCCCGCTCCTCAGCCGGGTGGCGATGGTCCAGCACGACCCGGCCGGGATGACGACCCTCGCGCAGGCCGAGGGCGTCCTGCGCGGCATCGCCGTCAACCAGGACGCCTACGACACCGCGCTCCTCGGCGCCATCCCGATCCCGAACGCCGGTGGCGCGTTCCCCGGCGCCCAGGAGGAGGACACCGCCGTCATCACGTTCCTCTTCGCCGAGCCCACCGCCAGCTTCTTCGAGCAGACCGACGTCGCGAAGCAGTTCGCCGAGGACCAGCTCACCGATGCCGAGGACGCGTACGTGGGTGTGACGGGCTCGATGCCGGCCCGCGCCGCGCAGGGCCGCGTCGTCAACGCGTACGTGCCCGTGGTCGAGCTGACCACCCTCCTCGCCGTCCTCACCGTCGTCGCGCTCACGTTCCGCTCGCTCGCGGCGCCCGCCGTCACGCTCGTCTCGGTCGGTGCGGCGGTCGGGTTGACGATGGGCGTCGCCGGCTCGGTCGCGGAGGCCCTGGACTTCTCCGTCCCGGCGGACCTGCGCCCGCTCATCGTGGCGCTGCTGCTCGGCGTGGTGACCGACTACTGCATCTTCTACCTCTCGGGCCTGCGGGCCCGGCTCGCCGAGGGCCACGACCGGCTCGAGGCCGCTCGGCTGGCGACCGCGTCGTTCACCCCGATCGTCACCGTCGCGGGCCTCACGGTCGCCGCCGGGACCGCCTCGCTCGTCGTCGCCGGGTCGGCGCTCTTCAGCGGCTTCGGGCCCGGGCTGGCCGTCACCGTGCTCACCGGGGTGGTGGTGGCGATCACCCTCGTCCCGGCGATCCTCGCGGTGCTCGGCCCGCGCGCGTTCTGGCCGAGCGACATCCGCCTCGCGCTCGAGCGCGAGGCCGGCCGCCAGCGCTCCTCCGCCCTGACGTCGACCGTGACGCACCGCGGCTCCGCCGTCGTCGTGGCCGCCCTGTGCATCGCGGGGCTCGGCCTCGCCGCCTCCCAGGTGCGCCACATGGACCTCGGCCTCGGGTTCGTCCAGTCGCTGCCCGCCGACAGCGAGGTCGCGCGCGCCGCGGAGGCCGCCGGCGAGGGTTTCGCGCCCGGGATCGTCTCCCCCACCGAGCTGCTCGTCGAGGGCGACGGCGTGGGCGAGGACGAGGAAGCGGTTTCCCGTCTCGGCGAGGCGCTGCAGGCGCAGCCGGGCGTGGCCGGGGTCCTCGGTCCCGGTGACTCCGCCGCCGCGGACGACCTCGGCGTGCTCGTCGCCGAGAGCGGCGACGCCGTGCGCTACCTCGTCGTCCTCGACACGACGCCGCTCGAGGCCACCGCGATCGACAACCTCCGCGGTCTGCGCGAGAGCATGCCGGAGCTGACCGCCGAGGCCGGGCTCGACGGCGTCACGACCAGTCTCGCCGGCGACACCGCGCTCGCCGACGGGATCGTCAAGGACACGACCGACGACCTCCTGCGCATCAGCGTCGCCGCGCTGGCCGTCAACCTCCTCATGCTCGTGATCTTCCTCAGGGCGCTCGTCGCGCCCCTGTACCTCCTCGCCTCGAGCGTCCTCGCCCTCGGCGCCACCCTCGGCATCACCGTCATGGTCTTCCAGGGGGTGCTCGGGCACGACGACCTCACCTTCTACGTGCCCTTCGCCGCCGCCGTGCTCCTGCTGTCCCTCGGCTCGGACTACAACATCTTCGCGGTGGGACGGGTCTGGCAGCTCGCCCGCGACCGCTCCCTGCGCGACGCGATGCTCGCCGGGGTCCCCCAGTCCACCCGCGCCATCACGGCTGCCGGCCTGGCCCTTGCCTCCAGCTTCGGGCTCCTCGCCCTGGTGCCGCTGCGCCCGTTCCGCGAGCTGGGGTTCGTGCTCGCGGTGGGGATCCTCATCGACGTGTTCGTCGTGCGGGCGCTGCTGGTGCCGTCGCTGCTGACCATCGTCGGCACGGTGAGCAGCTGGCCGTCGAGGCGCCTGCGGCGACGGGAGCCGCAGACGTCGGCGGCGGCGCCACCCGCGCGGGAGAGGTAG
- a CDS encoding dihydrofolate reductase family protein, with amino-acid sequence MGKLIYAANISLDGYLEDEAGSFDWSVPDEEVHAFWNEHERHIGTSLYGRRMYETMRVWESDDWLTDEPDVVREYARIWRDADKVVYSTTLAEVSTARTRIERAFDPEAVRRLKETSDADLSIGGATIGAEAFRHGLVDECVLLLCPVTVGGGKPALPRGVRLDLELLDHRRFRNGVVYLRHAVRSAT; translated from the coding sequence ATGGGCAAGCTGATCTACGCGGCCAACATCTCGCTCGACGGCTACCTCGAGGACGAGGCCGGCTCGTTCGACTGGTCCGTGCCGGACGAGGAGGTGCACGCGTTCTGGAACGAGCACGAACGGCACATCGGCACCTCGCTCTACGGCCGCCGCATGTACGAGACGATGCGCGTCTGGGAGAGCGACGACTGGCTGACCGACGAACCGGACGTCGTCCGCGAGTACGCGCGGATCTGGCGCGACGCCGACAAGGTCGTCTACTCCACGACGCTCGCCGAGGTCTCCACGGCGCGGACGAGGATCGAGCGGGCCTTCGACCCCGAGGCGGTACGCCGCCTCAAGGAGACCTCCGACGCGGACCTGAGCATCGGCGGCGCGACCATCGGGGCCGAGGCGTTCCGTCACGGCCTGGTCGACGAGTGCGTGCTGCTCCTGTGCCCGGTGACCGTGGGCGGCGGCAAGCCGGCACTGCCCAGGGGCGTCCGACTCGACCTCGAGCTGCTGGACCACCGCCGGTTCCGCAACGGGGTGGTCTACCTGCGCCACGCGGTACGAAGCGCCACCTGA
- a CDS encoding DUF6326 family protein, with translation MSATISYQDYWVNPRIKTAALWASMLFVYVYVDLFGLFRADVRADIEAGEMFVFTIGQGVLLGMTIYVLIPILMLFLSLVLPVKLTRTTNLVVPLLYAVTIVAGAIGEWNYYLLGSLVEVTLLAGVVYYAWTWPTTTDVVTAPADQSRDGTRGRLAP, from the coding sequence GTGTCCGCCACGATCAGTTACCAGGACTACTGGGTCAACCCACGCATCAAGACAGCCGCTCTGTGGGCGTCCATGCTGTTCGTCTACGTGTACGTGGACTTGTTCGGCTTGTTCCGAGCGGACGTGCGGGCCGACATCGAGGCGGGCGAGATGTTCGTCTTCACCATCGGACAGGGCGTCCTGCTCGGCATGACCATCTACGTGCTCATCCCGATCCTGATGCTGTTTCTCAGCCTCGTCCTGCCGGTGAAGCTGACGCGGACGACCAACCTCGTCGTGCCCCTGCTTTACGCCGTCACGATCGTGGCCGGCGCCATCGGTGAGTGGAACTACTACCTCCTCGGCAGCCTCGTCGAGGTCACCCTGCTGGCTGGCGTCGTGTACTACGCGTGGACCTGGCCAACGACGACCGACGTTGTGACCGCCCCGGCGGACCAGTCCCGGGACGGCACACGCGGGCGCTTGGCGCCCTAG
- a CDS encoding DUF4386 domain-containing protein: protein MLLVVCSAASILSVAPLGSMLDSPVDLARLAANDDRVVLAALVEFVWAASGAGIAIALYPVLRRYGRALALGAVAARVVEGVLVLVGTLNLLALFTLARQSLSSGWTDDASTDASVQLLLAVREWVPSFMILLPFLLGAGMYYYLMYRSTIVPRWLSGWGLPAVALSFVATLSSGFAQEFGFTTLNTVLNVPVFLQEMVLAVWLLAKGFNHEPKRPTDVHGG from the coding sequence GTGCTGCTCGTCGTGTGTTCGGCCGCCAGCATCCTGAGCGTGGCACCGCTCGGTTCCATGCTGGACAGCCCGGTCGATCTGGCACGGTTGGCGGCGAACGACGATCGGGTGGTGCTCGCGGCGCTGGTCGAGTTCGTGTGGGCAGCGAGCGGCGCCGGCATCGCGATTGCTCTCTACCCCGTGCTGCGACGCTACGGCCGTGCCCTGGCTCTCGGGGCTGTGGCCGCGCGGGTCGTCGAGGGAGTGCTGGTTCTCGTTGGCACGCTCAACCTCCTGGCTCTCTTCACGCTGGCCCGGCAGTCCCTGAGCTCAGGCTGGACCGACGACGCCTCGACCGACGCATCCGTGCAGCTGCTCCTCGCCGTGCGGGAATGGGTGCCGAGCTTCATGATCCTGTTGCCGTTCCTGCTCGGCGCCGGGATGTATTACTACCTGATGTACCGCTCGACCATCGTCCCGAGGTGGTTGTCGGGCTGGGGCCTCCCCGCGGTCGCGCTGTCCTTCGTGGCCACTCTCTCCTCCGGGTTCGCCCAGGAGTTCGGGTTCACCACGTTGAACACCGTTCTGAACGTCCCCGTCTTCCTGCAGGAGATGGTGCTGGCCGTGTGGCTGCTCGCCAAGGGGTTCAACCATGAGCCGAAGCGCCCCACAGACGTGCACGGAGGTTAG